The Couchioplanes caeruleus sequence GGTGCGCCGAGCCTCCTCCGGTCACCCGCAGAAGGTTAACGGTCGGCTCGGTCAACGACGCTGTCCCGGGCCGCCGCGTACTGCTCCCGGATCAACGGAACGCTGTCGGCCTCGTACACCTCGGGGCTTCCGGCCGACCACCTCGGCGGCGCGTCGCCGCCCGCGACGACCCAGGCGGCCTGGCGGGCGGCGCCGTCCGCGACGTACTCGCCCGGCGGCGGGACCAGCACCGGCAGCCCGAAGAGCGCCGGGGCGATCCGGCGGACGGCGACGCTGCGCGCGCCGCCGCCGACCAGCACCGCCCGGTGGGCGGCGGCACCCTGCGCGACCAGGGCGTCCAGCCCGTCCGCGAGCGCGCACAGCATGCCCTCGACGGCCGCCCGGGCGAGATGGGCGGGGTCGGAGGTGCGCAGGGTGAGGCCGTGGATCGCCCCGGTGGCGTCGGGCCGGTCCGGGGTGCGCTCGCCCTCCAGGTACGGGATCAGCACCAGCCCGTCCGCCCCGGCGGGCGCCGTCAGCGCGAGCCGCGACAGCTCCGCGTGGTCGACGCCGAGCAGCCGGCCCGCCGCGTCGAGCACCCGGGCCGCGTTGAGGGTGACCACGATCGGCAGGAACCGGCCGGTGGCGTCGGCGAACCCGGCCACCGTCCCGCTCGGGTCGTCCGGAGCGACGTCGGAGGAGACGAACACCGTGCCGGAGGTGCCGATGGAGATCACGACGTCGCCGGGCAGCGCGCCGGTGCCGAGCCCCGCCGCGGCGTTGTCACCGGCTCCCGGCCCCAGCGGAGCACCGGTGGGCAGGCGTCCGGCGACGCCGGTCGGCCCGAGAACCTCGGGCGTGTGGATGCGCCGTCCGAAACCGAGCTCCAGCAGATCGGGGCGGTAAGCGTTGGTCGCGGGGGACCAGTAGAGGGTGCCGCTGGCGTCGCTGCGGTCGGTGCGCAGGGCGTCCAGGCCGGAGGCCCCGGACAGCTTCCAGGTCAGCCAGTCGTGCGGCAGGCACACCGCGGCCACCCGCTTCGCGGCCTCCGGCTCGTGGCGGGCCAGCCAACGCAGCTTGGTGAGGGTGAAGCTGGCGACCGGGACAATGCCCACCGCGTCGACCCAGGCGCGCCGGCCGGCGTCCCCACCGCCCAGGTCCTCGATCAGCTCGGCGGCGGCGCCGGCACTGCGGGTGTCGTTCCACAAAAGCGCCGGGCGGACCACCTCCCCGTCCTCATCGAGGACGACCATGCCGTGCTGCTGACCGGCCACCGAGGCGGCGGCGACGTCGTCCAGGCCGCCGGCATCCTCGACGGCCCTCCGCAGGGCGGACCACCATGCGTCGGGGTGCACCTCGGTGCCGTCGGGATGACCGGCGCGCCCCTGCCGGACCAGCTCGCCCGTCTCGGCATCGCGGATGACCACCTTGCAGGACTGCGTGGAGCTGTCGATCCCGGCGACGAGAGTCATGTCGTCCTCACGCCCGGAGCAGGTGGTCGATGGCGAGCTGGTGGAGCTTCACGAAGCCGTAGCCCCGGGCTCCGGCTGCCTCGACGTCGAACTCGCTCTCGTCGGCGAGCAGCTCCCGGTAGGTCTCGCCCTCGTCCAAGGTCGGCCGTGCCAGCTCGAGCACCCCGGACTCGACGAGTGCGGCCTGCACCCGCGGATCCGCCCGGAATGCCTGGGCCCGCTCCTTGAGCAGCAGATACATCCGCATGTTGGCCGCGGCCGACTCCCACACCCCGGTGTGGTCCTCGGTGCGCGACGGCTTGTAGTCGAAGTGGCGGGGTCCGTCGTACCGAGGACCGCCGCCGGGCGCGCCGTGCTCCAGCAGGTCGACCAGCGCGAAGGCGTTGAGCAGGTCGCCATGGCCGAAAACCAGGTCCTGGTCGAACTTGGGGCCGTGCTGGCCGTTCAGGTCGATGTGGAACAGCTTGCCGTGCCACAGCGCCTGGGCGACGCCGTGGGCGAAATTCAGGTTCGCCATCTGCTCGTGGCCGACCTCGGGGTTGATCCCGAACAGCTCGGGGCGCTCCAGCTCGCGCAGGAACGCGAGGGCATGCCCGGCGGTGGGCAGCAGGATGTCGCCACGCGGCTCATTCGGCTTCGGCTCGAGGGCGAAACGCAGGCCGTAGCCCTGGTCCACCGAATACTGCGCGAGCAGGTCGAGGGCCTCACGGTAGCGGTCGAGGGCGGCGTGGACGTCCTTGGCGACGTCGTACTCGGCGCCTTCCCGGCCGCCCCAGAGCACCAGGGTCTTCGCACCCAGCTCCGCGGCGAGGTCCATGTTGCGCAGGACCTTGCGCAGCGCATAGCGGCGGACGCCCCGGTCGTTGCTGGTGAAGCCGCCGTCCTTGAACACCGGATGGGTGAAGAGGTTGGTGGTCACCATCGGCACGACCATGCCGGTCTGGTCGAGCGCCTTGCGGAAGCCGGCGACGATCCCGTCGCGGGAGTGCGCGTCGGACCCGAACGGCACGAGGTCGTCGTCGTGGAAGGTGATCCCGTACGCACCCAGCTCGGCGAGCCGGTGCACGGCCTCCACCGGGTCGAGCGGCCCCCGGGTCGCGTCGCCGAACGGGTCCCGGGCCTGCCACCCGATGGTCCACAGGCCGAAGGAGAACTTGTCATCGCGGGTGGGTCGGAGCGGCACGGCTACCTCCACGGGGGCGAGACCGATGTGTGCGTTGCTCGCAGTATCTCGGGCGTCGGCCGCCACGGCGACTCACGCCGTACGCGCTTGCGGATCCCTTTCGGCGGTGGCCGCGGCGGCGCTGAACTCGGTGAGGCCGCGGATCAGCGACGCGCGGCCCGAGGGGCTCATCCGGCGCAGCACCTCGGCGAGGATCTCGCGGCGGGTCCGGCGGAGATCGTCCAGGAGCTGCCGCGACGACGGCGTCAGATAGAGCGCAATCTCCCGCCGGTCGACGCGGCCGGGAACGCGTTCCACCATGCCCGACGCGACGAGGCGGTCGCACAGCCGGCTCGCCGAGGAGAGGATCATCTTGAGCTCGCCGGCCAGGCCACGCAGGTTGATGCCCTCCTGGCGCTCCACCACCAGCAGGGCGTTGAGTTGGGGCCAGGACAGCCGCGGGGTGGCCCGCTCGCGGGCGGCATCCCAGGCGGCCAGCAAGGCGGGTGCGGCGTCGTCGACCGCCGCAGCGTGGAGTGGCCCATCCGGCCCATGGTGTTCGGCCATGGTGCAGCAGAGACTACCCGTACGATGCACCTGTCGAGGGGGTGAAAGCGTGTCAGAGCGGCTGACGGCCGTACGACGCGCCTTGGCGGACGCTCCCGCCGACCGCGTGGTGGAGTGCCTGGCCGAGGTCGTGGCCAAGGAGTACGCCGCCGGCGACCTCGACCTGCTCCTGGTCGACTATCGGCTGGCTGCCCTGCTGCCGCTGTTCGCCGGCCCGCCCGTCACGCGTCCCGGCGACCCCGCATGGCGCTCGTTCGACCATCAGGCCGAGGTCACGGCAGGGCAGGTCGCCTATCTGCCGGTGACCACGCGGGGCGAACGGCTCGGGGTGCTGCGCCGCTCCCCCGCGCCGTCCTCGGAGGTGGAGCGCGCCGAGTTGGCCGAGATCGCGACCCTGCTCGCGCACGAGCTGCAGGCGGCCGGGGCGGGCACCGACCGCTATACCGTGGCCGCGCGCACGCGCCGGCTGACCCTGGCGGCGGAGATGCAGTGGGAGTTGCTGCCCGGACGGTGCCGCGTCGGGCGCGAGTTCAGCCTGGCGGGCCAGCTCGAGCCGGCGTACGCCGTACGCGGCGACGGTTTCGACTGGTCCGAGTACGAGGGCAGGGTCTTCCTGACGGTGCTGAACGGCATGGGCGAGGGCGTGAGCGCCGCGCTCCTGACCTCGCTGGCCGTGCACGCCCTGCGTAACGCCCGCCGGGCCGGGCTCTGCCTGGCGGATCAGGCCGCCCTCGCCGACCAGGCGATCTTCGCCCAGCACCGCGGCGAGGCGCACGTGGAGGCGCTCCTGCTGGAGCTGGACCCGCTCTCCGGCGAACTGACGATGGTCGACACCGGTTCGCCCCGGCTGATGGTGTTGCGTGCCGGAGAGGTCCTGGACCATCCGCTGGGGGCGCAGTTCCCGCTCGGCATGTTCGAGACGTCGGACTACGTCACCCGCACACTGCGGCTGTCCCCGGGCGATCGCCTCATCGTCGTCAGTGACGGGATATCGGACGCTGCCGGGCACACCGGGCGGTACGGCGACGCGGCGCTGCACCGTTTCGTGCGGCGGACCGCGGCGCTGGCACCGCTGCAGGCGGTGCGCTCGCTCCTGGGCGATCTGCGGGCCTTCGTGAGCGGGGACCTCGAGGACGACGCGGTCGCCGTCTGCCTCGACTGGACCGGCCCCCGGCACTGAGAGGCCGCCCCGCCCCTGGTGGGGCGGAGCGGCTTCTGCGCTCTTACCGGCGGCCTTCTGCGCTCTGGCCGGTTGCGGCTTCTACAGTCCGCCCAGCGGCGCCTTCTGCGGTCCGGTCAGCGGGCGCCGTTGCGGGACGAGATCGCCTCGAGGAAGATCTCCGAGATCTTCGCCGGGTCGGGGGCGACGAAGACTCCGCCGCCGGTCGCGGCCGTGATCGCCTCGAGCTCGTCGGCGTCGACCCCGGTGCCGATGCCGATGATCACCATGCGGATCGGCTTCTCGGGTTTGACGATCTTCTTGAGCTCGGCGATCAGCGTCTCCCGCGAGATGCCGTTCGCGTTCTCGTTCTTGCCGTCGGTGAAGAGCAGGACCGAGTTGACCTTGCCCTGGACCCAGTTCTCCTGCATCTCCTTGTACGCGGCCAGCGTCGTGTCGTACAGGCCGGTGTTGCCGCCCTCCTTGGGCACGATCTCGGAGACCGACGCCTGCACCTTCGCCCGTCCGGAGGTCAGCGGCGTGATCGGCACGACCTCCTTGTAGGGCTTGTCGCCGTCCATCTCGGTGGAGAAGACCCAGGTGCCGACTTCCCACTTGTCGTCGAAGAGGGTGAGACCCTGGACGGCGGCGGCTCGGGTCACGGCGGCCCGGTCGAGGTTGCCGGCCGTGGGCACCTTCGTCTTCATCGAGCCCGACACGTCGAAGACGGCGAGCACCCGGCCCGGCAGCGTGATGGCGGTCCAACTGCCCAGCACCCGGTTGATCGCGCTGGCGTCGATGCCCGACGCGGCGCTGCCCTCGGTGCCGGTCGACGGAGCCGTGGCCCCCGGGGTGGCCTGCGGCGCGCCGGTGGGAGCGGCGAAGCCGGCGCCCACGGTGCCGTCCGGCGCCCGGAGCCCGACCTTGGCGAGCTCGTTCTTGAAGCCCGGCTGCTCCAGCGCCTCGCGCAGGCCCGTGGCGGCCGCCGCCTTGGTGAGGTCGACCCCGGGCATGACCAGGTAGGGATAGTCCAGCGACGGCGGCTGCGGGTTCAGGTAGAGCGCGGCGAGCGGCACCGGCGGCTTGTCCGCGTTGTACGCCACGACGTCCTCCTCGGACAGCGGCGCCGCGCTGATGCCGGTGGCCAGGTCGGTCGCGTCTGCCGAGCGGGGGAACTTCTGGAGCAGGTCCTCGCGCAGCGACGAGCTGCCGGCCGCGAGGGCCCGCATCGCGCCGACCTGCTGGGCCTTGGCTTCCACACCGCCGCCGGTGCCGGCGGCGGCGGCCAGGGCGAGCAGACCGGCCAGGCCGGCGGCGTCCCGGGTCGGGTCGACGATGCCGGTCCGCAGCGCGTTTCCGGTCGTCATCTTCTTGAGCAGGTCGTTCCAGCCGAGCTTGCGGTCGGGCCAGCCGACGGTCTGCGCGACGGGAACCGGCATGGCGACGACCACCGGGCTGGTGGCGACCGACTTGCCGTCGGTCGGCCGGAAGCCGGAGGCGTCCGAGCGCAGGCGCAGGAGCCACGTCGTGGAGTCGGCGATCCAGACGTCCGGCACGGTGTCCTTGCCGCCGGCACCGAGGCCGGTGAGCGTGGCGCCGTGCTTCTGCCCGATCGTCGAGGCCATGGTGCTCGAATTGGCACCGGTGACCGTCACGGCGACGCAGGTGCCGTTGACCTGGGCGCCTCCGGTGGTCCACTGCTGCGCGGCCCGCTCCACGGCGGGCGCTATCTCGGTCGCGGCGGCGACGTTGAGCTTGATCTGACCCGAGCAGCCGTCGTCGGCGAGCTTCTGGTAGCCAAGCCAGGTCCCGGCGAGGACTACAACGATCGCCATCGCAGACGCGACGACGCCGGCTCCTCGGAGCGTGAAATTTCTGCGATGGCGGCCTGACACGCGCTCCATACTGCGCATCTGCTGGGCCGAATGCCATATACGTTCGGACGAAACTTACTCGGATTGGAAATTCCGAATACTCAATTAACTCAGCGTGGTGTTGCCATCTCGGTGCGTGGCGGCACCCTCGTCGGCCTTGCCGTTTATTCCCCGAAGATCACGACACTCCGGCGGTGTCCGGCTCCTTCCCTGGAATCCCTTACGCCGCCGGGGCCGGCGCCCACCGCAGGAGACAGGTCGGACTGCCCCCGGAAACCGGCTCGCCCTCCGGATGCGGAATGCCGGAGTCGGGATCGATCCGGAATCCCGTCACGGAATGTGAACGCTCATTTGCTACATATAGGTGATCGGCCAGCAGCGCGAGGTGCCGCGGCCCCTTGCCGCCGGTCGCCACCTCGGCCACGAGGGTGCCGCCGTCGGGCTCCCACGCGAAGACCGAGACGGTATCGGGGCCGCGGTTGGCGACATACACGAAGCGGCCGTCGCGACCGGCGACCAGCTCGGACGGCTCATTCCGCCGGCCGCCGCCCGCCTTCTCGTCCGCGGCGCCCACCTGCCCCTCCTCGGCGCTCGCCTTCTCAAAGGCGGCGCTCGCCTTCTCGGACGCGGCGCTCGCCTTCTCGGACGCGGCGCTCGCCGGGCAGGCGCCGGCGCGCTCCAGGGCGCCGCTGGCGCCGGGCCGGAACCAGGTCAGGTCCGCGGCCAGCTCGCCGACCACCAGCAGCGCACCGTCCCTCGTCCGCAGCAGATGGCGGGGACCGGTGCCGGGCTCCGCGACGGCCGCCGCCCCGACCAGCGTGAGCCGGCCCGAGATCGGGTCCAGCCGGGTGTGCCACACCCGGTCCGAGCCGAGATCGCAGACGAGGACGTCCGGACCGTTCGGATCGGGCGCGACCATGTGCGCGTGCGGGCCTTCCTGCCGGTCGGCGACCGGGCCCTTGCCGTCGAGGTTCAGCAGGTCGGAGCGCTCGCCCGGCACGCCGTCGGCCTCCAGCGGGTGCACGGCCACATCCCCGCTGGCGTAGTTGGCGACCAGCAGATGACGGCCGTCCGAGGACACTGCGAGATGGCAGGGAGCCGAACCACCGGTTGACTGCACGGCCAGTGGAGAGAGGGAGCCGTCCCCGGCGACGGCGAAGGCGCTGACCGTGCCGGAGTCCAGTTCGTTGACCGCATACAGCACCGGCAGCGTGGGGTGTTGCGCCAGGAAGGACGGCGACGGGGTCCGGGCGGCGACGCCCAGCCGGGTGAGGGAGCCGGTCACACCGTCGCGGCGCAACAGGACGATGCCCTCGCCCTCACCTCCGGTCTCGCCCGTGTAACAGCCGAGGAACACGAATTCGTCGTTCGCACCCATACCCCGATCCCACCACAATCGAGCCGTGGCCGCCCGGAGCCTGTGGACAACCAGCGCCGGCACGGCGGGAAGGTCGGCACAGCGGGATGGACGCCGTCCCGGCGCGGCGGGTTGTCAGCGGGAGCCGGCCGAGGCTAGCTGGCGGCGGGCCACGTACTCGACCAGCTCGATGAGGACGTTGCGGGCGGCGAGCGGTTCGCGGGCGTCGAACTCCACCACCGGCACGTCCGGGTCGAGGTCGAGGGCGCGGCTCACCGCGTCCGTGCCGAACCGGCGCTCGTCGAAGCAGTTCACCGCCACCACGAACGGCGTGCCGCGCTGCTCGAAGTAGTCGATGGACGGGAAGCAGTCCGCGAGCCGGCGGGTGTCGGCCAGCACCACCGCGCCCAGCGCGCCCTGGGACAGCTCGTCCCAGAGGAACCAGAAGCGGTCCTGGCCCGGCGTGCCGAACAGGTAGAGCTGCAGGTCGTCGGTGATGGTGATGCGACCGAAGTCCATCGTCACCGTCGTGGTGCGCTTGGCCTCCACGCCGGAGGTGTCGTCGGCGCCCTCGGCACCGGTGAGCACCTCCTCGGTCTGCAGCGGCCGGATCTCGCTGACCGAGCCGACCATCGTGGTCTTGCCCGCACCGAAGCCGCCGGCGATGAGGATCTTGAGCGCGACCGGGATGCGCGAGCGCGCGCCGTCACGGTCAGAGCGCACGGAGTCCATTGACAACCGCCTTGAGTACGTCGACGTCATGCGGCTGGGAGGCCGCGGGAGGCTCGTAGAGCGAGATCAGTCCCGCCGAGCGTAGATCACCCAGCAGGACCCGGACGACCCCGAGGGAGAGGTCCAGTTTGGAGGCTAGCTCCACGACGGACGTGGGCTCCCACGCCGCGCCGACGATTGCATGATGCTCCGGCGGCAGCGTCGGTGGTGGAGGCGCGCCGGGCATGGTCGCCACCACGAACGCGACGAGGTCGAATTCGTCGCCGGCGGGTGCCACCCGGCCCTGGGTCATCGCGTACGGCCGCACGACCGGCCCCGCGTCGTGGTCCAGCCAGTCGTGCGGCGCGCGCCTCGGATCAGCGGGCATCGGACCCGGGCAGCCGCTCCGGCGCGTCCATCGTCTGGCCCACCCGGATGACCAGCATCGCCATCTCGTAGGCGATCAGCCCGAGGTCCGCGTCGCTACCCGCGACGACGGCGAGGCAGGCGCCCTGCCCGGCGGCCGTGACGAAGAGGAAGGCGTCCTCCATCTCGACCACGGTCTGGCGTACGGGGCCGGCGCGGAAGTGCCGGCTCGCGCCCTTGGCGAGGCTCTGGAACCCGGCGGCCATCGCCGACAGGTGCTCGGCGTCCTCCCGGCCCATGCCGGCCGACGCGCCCAGCATGAGCCCGTCGGCGGAGAGGACCACCGCCTGCCGCGCCGACGGCACCCGCTCGACGAGTTCGTCGAGGAGCCAGGTGAGGTTGGCGCTCTGGTTCGTCGTCTGTGCCACTTATGCGTCCTTATCCGGCCGGTGGTTCTGGTGGTTCTCGTCGGGAGTGCCGCCCGTGGTGCCGTCGGTCCCGACCACGTCGCCCGGCACGGCCGGGAGAGTGACGGTAGCCGCCTCGGACCACTGCGGCTGTCCCGCCGTCCGCTGTTTGTCAGTTCCAGAGGGGACTTGCTCCCCCTCGCCGGCGTGTCGCTCACTACCTGCTGCGACACCCTCACTCACCGCCGCTTCCGGCGGGTTTCCCGCGGGTTTACCGGCGATGAGGGCGGCTGCTTCCCGGCGCCCTCGCGTGGTCCCCCGCTGCAGGGCGCTCATCAGGTTCCGCACCTGCTCCGGCGAGCGGACCGTCGTGGCCTCCGTACGCTCGGCGACCGGCTCCCGCAACTGCGGCGCGAGGCTTGCCTGCCGTACCCGCTGCGGTAGCCGCCGCTCATCCACAGTGGGCGGGGACGCCGGCGAGACCGGCCCGGACGGTCCGCGCTGCGCCGGAATGCGGGGAGCGACCGGCGTGCCCGGCCCCGGCAGCAGTGCCGGAGCCTCCCCGTGCCGCAGACCCGTCGTGTCCCCCCGGTGGCCGTTGCGGTGCTCGCCGCCGGAGGGCCGGTCCACGTCCAGGCCGTCGCCGGCCACGAGCGGCATCTGCTCGGTGGGCGCGGTCGGGCCGCCCGGCGCCGGGGCGCCGGTCAGGTCCGCCGGAGAGGTCAGGTTCGGCGGCAGGTGGGTGGGCGGCTCGGCCGGATCGTCCGTACGGCGCCGGGGCACGGTGCGGCGCCGCCGGACCAGGCCGTCGGCGCTCAGACCCTCGATCACGGCGCTGGGGGTCGGGCCGGTCATCGGGCGGCCGCCGGGCTCGTCCGGAGGCGGCACCGGGCTGCCGTGGATCGCCGGTGTTACCTCCTCCTCCGTCCGCGGGCGGTCCCAGGCCTCGGCCGCCGTGGCCGGCTCCGCCCCGGCGGCCGGCAGGGCCGCAGGCCCGGATGCATGACCGGCCGCGCCCTCGGGGCCGGGCAGCGCCACGAGCCCAGGAGGGGATCCCAGGCCCGGCGGGGTGGCGAGGCCGGGCAGGGCGACGGGACCGGGCGGGGCGGCGGTGACCAGCTCGCCGGGGATGAGCACGATCGCGGTCACCCCACCGTATGAACTGGGCCGCAGCGAGACCCGTAGTCCCTGCCGGGCCGCGAGCTGTGCCACCACGAAGAGGCCGAGCCGGGCGCTGTTCGCGGGGTCGAACTCGGGCGACTCGAGCAGCTTGCGGTTGGCCTCGGCGATCGCCTCGGCGGACATGCCCAGGCCCCGGTCCTCGATCTCCACGGCGTACCCGTTGGGCAGGATCTGGCCGACCACCTCGACCCTGGTCTGCGGCGGCGAGAAGGCGGTGGCGTTCTCCAGCAGCTCGGCGAGGAGGTGGATGACGTCGCCGACGGCGCGGCCCAGCACCGCGGACGGTTCGATCGCGACGATATTGATCCGCTTGTAGTCCTCGACCTCGCTGATCGCGCCGCGGACAACGTCGATCATCGACACCGGGTTGCGCCAGCCGCGGCCGGGGGCGGCGCCGGCCAGGATGACCAGGTCCTCGGCGTGGCGGCGCATGCGGGTGGCGAGGTGGTCGACGCGGTAGAGGTCCTCGAGCTCCCGCGGCTCGGTCTCGCGGCGTTCCATCTGGTCGAGCAGGGCGAGCTGGCGGTGCAGCAGTGTCTGGCTGCGCCGGGCGATGTTGAGGAAGACCTCGTTGATGCCGCGGCGGACCGCCGCCTCCTCGACCGCGGACTGTACGGCCGTGCGCCGCACCTCGTTGAAGGCGCGGCCCAACTGGCCGATCTCGTCCTGGCCGTACTGCAGGGGCGGGGTGTCGACGTCGACGTCGACGGCCTCGCCGCGCTGCAGCCGCCGGACCACCGCGGGCAGCCGCTCGCTCGCCACCTCGAGGGCCTCGCGGCGCAGCCGGACCAGCCGGCCGGCGATCGAGCGGCCGACCCGCACGGAGACCACGACGGTCGCGACGAAGGCGGCGAGGCCGAGCAGTCCGGCGATGCCGAGGCGGGTCAGCACGTTCACCGCGACCGGCCGCGCGTCCTCGGCGAGCGAGTCGGTGGCGTTGATCTCGAAGGCGCGCAGTTGTTGCGCGGTGGTGTCGTACGCAGGCTGCCACGCGTCGGCGCCGACGGGCGACGGCGCGTCGGCCCGGCTCGCCGCCACCAGCACGTTCTGCAACTCCTGCAGCCGGTTGAAGGCGGCTCCCCGGCTCAGCCGCTGGTATGCCTCGCGGTCACGTTCCGGCAGGTCACCGACCCCCTGGGCGAAGAGGAAGCGGGCGGTGCCGATCGCCTGCACCAGCTCGGTACGGCTCTGCTCGCTGAACTTCCCGGCCGCGTAGGCGCCGGCGAGCAGGGAATCGATCCGACTGAGGTACTCCTGGCCGCGGCCGACCGTGGTCAGCGCGCGGATCTCCCGGTCGACGCTCTCGTCGCCGAACGTGGCGGTGGCCGAGAACATCTGGAAGCCGCTGTCCACGATGGCGTTGTAGAGGTTCTGCGCTCCTACCAGGTCCACCTCGCGCCGGTCGATGTAGTCGCGGGCAGTGGTCAGGCCGTCGAGGTCGGACATCACCTGCCGGATGCGGGACTCGAGGGTCGCACCGGCCGCCCGTCGCGCCTTGTCGCCGCCGGCCGTGCTCCGGAACTCCGCGGCGGCGCGGTCGGTAGCGGCCCGCTGGGCGTCGATCGCGGCCGGAGTGGCCTCGGGATCGGCGAGGAACTGCACGGAGACCCGCCGTT is a genomic window containing:
- a CDS encoding DUF742 domain-containing protein — translated: MPADPRRAPHDWLDHDAGPVVRPYAMTQGRVAPAGDEFDLVAFVVATMPGAPPPPTLPPEHHAIVGAAWEPTSVVELASKLDLSLGVVRVLLGDLRSAGLISLYEPPAASQPHDVDVLKAVVNGLRAL
- a CDS encoding substrate-binding domain-containing protein — translated: MAIVVVLAGTWLGYQKLADDGCSGQIKLNVAAATEIAPAVERAAQQWTTGGAQVNGTCVAVTVTGANSSTMASTIGQKHGATLTGLGAGGKDTVPDVWIADSTTWLLRLRSDASGFRPTDGKSVATSPVVVAMPVPVAQTVGWPDRKLGWNDLLKKMTTGNALRTGIVDPTRDAAGLAGLLALAAAAGTGGGVEAKAQQVGAMRALAAGSSSLREDLLQKFPRSADATDLATGISAAPLSEEDVVAYNADKPPVPLAALYLNPQPPSLDYPYLVMPGVDLTKAAAATGLREALEQPGFKNELAKVGLRAPDGTVGAGFAAPTGAPQATPGATAPSTGTEGSAASGIDASAINRVLGSWTAITLPGRVLAVFDVSGSMKTKVPTAGNLDRAAVTRAAAVQGLTLFDDKWEVGTWVFSTEMDGDKPYKEVVPITPLTSGRAKVQASVSEIVPKEGGNTGLYDTTLAAYKEMQENWVQGKVNSVLLFTDGKNENANGISRETLIAELKKIVKPEKPIRMVIIGIGTGVDADELEAITAATGGGVFVAPDPAKISEIFLEAISSRNGAR
- a CDS encoding GTP-binding protein; its protein translation is MDSVRSDRDGARSRIPVALKILIAGGFGAGKTTMVGSVSEIRPLQTEEVLTGAEGADDTSGVEAKRTTTVTMDFGRITITDDLQLYLFGTPGQDRFWFLWDELSQGALGAVVLADTRRLADCFPSIDYFEQRGTPFVVAVNCFDERRFGTDAVSRALDLDPDVPVVEFDAREPLAARNVLIELVEYVARRQLASAGSR
- the xylB gene encoding xylulokinase, whose amino-acid sequence is MTLVAGIDSSTQSCKVVIRDAETGELVRQGRAGHPDGTEVHPDAWWSALRRAVEDAGGLDDVAAASVAGQQHGMVVLDEDGEVVRPALLWNDTRSAGAAAELIEDLGGGDAGRRAWVDAVGIVPVASFTLTKLRWLARHEPEAAKRVAAVCLPHDWLTWKLSGASGLDALRTDRSDASGTLYWSPATNAYRPDLLELGFGRRIHTPEVLGPTGVAGRLPTGAPLGPGAGDNAAAGLGTGALPGDVVISIGTSGTVFVSSDVAPDDPSGTVAGFADATGRFLPIVVTLNAARVLDAAGRLLGVDHAELSRLALTAPAGADGLVLIPYLEGERTPDRPDATGAIHGLTLRTSDPAHLARAAVEGMLCALADGLDALVAQGAAAHRAVLVGGGARSVAVRRIAPALFGLPVLVPPPGEYVADGAARQAAWVVAGGDAPPRWSAGSPEVYEADSVPLIREQYAAARDSVVDRADR
- a CDS encoding lactonase family protein codes for the protein MGANDEFVFLGCYTGETGGEGEGIVLLRRDGVTGSLTRLGVAARTPSPSFLAQHPTLPVLYAVNELDSGTVSAFAVAGDGSLSPLAVQSTGGSAPCHLAVSSDGRHLLVANYASGDVAVHPLEADGVPGERSDLLNLDGKGPVADRQEGPHAHMVAPDPNGPDVLVCDLGSDRVWHTRLDPISGRLTLVGAAAVAEPGTGPRHLLRTRDGALLVVGELAADLTWFRPGASGALERAGACPASAASEKASAASEKASAAFEKASAEEGQVGAADEKAGGGRRNEPSELVAGRDGRFVYVANRGPDTVSVFAWEPDGGTLVAEVATGGKGPRHLALLADHLYVANERSHSVTGFRIDPDSGIPHPEGEPVSGGSPTCLLRWAPAPAA
- a CDS encoding PP2C family protein-serine/threonine phosphatase, with amino-acid sequence MSERLTAVRRALADAPADRVVECLAEVVAKEYAAGDLDLLLVDYRLAALLPLFAGPPVTRPGDPAWRSFDHQAEVTAGQVAYLPVTTRGERLGVLRRSPAPSSEVERAELAEIATLLAHELQAAGAGTDRYTVAARTRRLTLAAEMQWELLPGRCRVGREFSLAGQLEPAYAVRGDGFDWSEYEGRVFLTVLNGMGEGVSAALLTSLAVHALRNARRAGLCLADQAALADQAIFAQHRGEAHVEALLLELDPLSGELTMVDTGSPRLMVLRAGEVLDHPLGAQFPLGMFETSDYVTRTLRLSPGDRLIVVSDGISDAAGHTGRYGDAALHRFVRRTAALAPLQAVRSLLGDLRAFVSGDLEDDAVAVCLDWTGPRH
- a CDS encoding roadblock/LC7 domain-containing protein, whose protein sequence is MAQTTNQSANLTWLLDELVERVPSARQAVVLSADGLMLGASAGMGREDAEHLSAMAAGFQSLAKGASRHFRAGPVRQTVVEMEDAFLFVTAAGQGACLAVVAGSDADLGLIAYEMAMLVIRVGQTMDAPERLPGSDAR
- a CDS encoding MarR family winged helix-turn-helix transcriptional regulator, which gives rise to MAEHHGPDGPLHAAAVDDAAPALLAAWDAARERATPRLSWPQLNALLVVERQEGINLRGLAGELKMILSSASRLCDRLVASGMVERVPGRVDRREIALYLTPSSRQLLDDLRRTRREILAEVLRRMSPSGRASLIRGLTEFSAAAATAERDPQARTA
- the xylA gene encoding xylose isomerase, with the protein product MPLRPTRDDKFSFGLWTIGWQARDPFGDATRGPLDPVEAVHRLAELGAYGITFHDDDLVPFGSDAHSRDGIVAGFRKALDQTGMVVPMVTTNLFTHPVFKDGGFTSNDRGVRRYALRKVLRNMDLAAELGAKTLVLWGGREGAEYDVAKDVHAALDRYREALDLLAQYSVDQGYGLRFALEPKPNEPRGDILLPTAGHALAFLRELERPELFGINPEVGHEQMANLNFAHGVAQALWHGKLFHIDLNGQHGPKFDQDLVFGHGDLLNAFALVDLLEHGAPGGGPRYDGPRHFDYKPSRTEDHTGVWESAAANMRMYLLLKERAQAFRADPRVQAALVESGVLELARPTLDEGETYRELLADESEFDVEAAGARGYGFVKLHQLAIDHLLRA